A region from the Equus quagga isolate Etosha38 unplaced genomic scaffold, UCLA_HA_Equagga_1.0 153_RagTag, whole genome shotgun sequence genome encodes:
- the LOC124233044 gene encoding ubiquitin-like protein 7 isoform X1, with translation MQRGASGFRREDRRRKRERERERMSLSDWHLAVKLADQPLAPKSILRLPETELGEYSLGSYSISFLKQLIAGKLQESVPDPELIDLIYCGRKLKDDQTLDFYGIQPGSTVHVLRKSWPEPDQKPEPVDKVAALREFRVLHTALHSSSSYREAVFKMLSNKESLDQIIVATPGLSSDPIALGVLQDKDLFSVFADPNMLDTLVPTHPALVNAIVLVLHSVAGSTPLPGADSSSRSMPSSSYRDMPGGFLFEGLSDDEDDFHPSARSTPSSSTPSSRPASLGYSGAAGPRPITQSELATALALASTPESSSHTPTPGTQGHSSGTSPMSSGVQSGTPITNDLFSQALQHALQASGQPSLQSQWQPQLQQLRDMGIQDDELSLRALQATGGDIQAALELIFAGGAP, from the exons ATGCAGCGCGGAGCTTCCGGTTTCCGGCGAGAGGACCGGA ggagaaagagagagcgcGAAAGAGAGAGGATGTCTCTCTCAGATTGGCACCTAGCGGTGAAGCTGGCTGACCAGCCACTTGCCCCAAAGTCTATTCTTCGGTTgccagagacagagctgggagagtACTCACTGGGGAGCTACAGTATTTCATTTCTGAAGCAGCTCATTGCTGGCAAACTCCAGGAGTCTGTTCCAGACCCTGAGCTGATTG ATCTGATCTACTGTGGCCGGAAGCTAAAAGATGACCAGACCCTTGACTTCTACGGCATTCAACCTGGGTCCACAGTGCATGTTCTGCGCAAGTCCTGGCCTGAGCCTGATCAGAAACCAG AACCTGTGGACAAAGTGGCTGCCCTGAGGGAGTTCCGGGTGCTGCACACTGCCCTGCACAGCAGCTCCTCCTACAGGGAGGCG GTCTTTAAGATGCTCAGCAACAAGGAATCTTTGGATCAGATCATTGTGGCCACCCCAGGCCTCAGCAGCGATCCCATTGCTCTTG GGGTTCTCCAGGATAAGGACCTTTTCTCTGTCTTCGCTGATCCCAACATGCTTGATAC GTTGGTGCCTACTCACCCAGCCCTGGTCAATGCCATCGTCCTGGTTCTGCACTCAGTGGCAGGCAGCACCCCGCTGCCAGGGGCTGACTCCTCTTCCCGGAGCATGCCCTCCAGCTCATACCGGGATATGCCAG gtggCTTCCTCTTTGAAGGGCTCTCTGATGATGAGGACGACTTTCACCCT agtgccaggtccacgccctcTAGCAGCACACCCAGCTCCcgcccagcctccctgggctaCAGTGGAGCTGCTGGACCCCGGCCCATCACCCAGAGTGAGCTGGCCACTGCCTTGGCCCTGGCCAGCACTCCAGAGAGCAGCTCTCACACGCCAACCCCTGGCACCCAG GGCCATTCCTCAGGGACCTCGCCCATGTCGTCTGGTGTCCAGTCAGGGACGCCCATCACCAATGATCTCTTCAGCCAAGCCCTGCAGCATGCCCTGCAGGCCTCTGGGCAGCCCAGCCTTCAG AGCCAGTGGCAGCCCCAGCTGCAGCAGCTGCGTGACATGGGCATCCAGGACGATGAGCTGAGCCTTCGGGCCCTGCAGGCCACTGGCGGAGACATCCAAGCAGCCCTGGAGCTCATCTTTGCTGGAGGAGCCCCGTGA
- the LOC124233044 gene encoding ubiquitin-like protein 7 isoform X2 codes for MSLSDWHLAVKLADQPLAPKSILRLPETELGEYSLGSYSISFLKQLIAGKLQESVPDPELIDLIYCGRKLKDDQTLDFYGIQPGSTVHVLRKSWPEPDQKPEPVDKVAALREFRVLHTALHSSSSYREAVFKMLSNKESLDQIIVATPGLSSDPIALGVLQDKDLFSVFADPNMLDTLVPTHPALVNAIVLVLHSVAGSTPLPGADSSSRSMPSSSYRDMPGGFLFEGLSDDEDDFHPSARSTPSSSTPSSRPASLGYSGAAGPRPITQSELATALALASTPESSSHTPTPGTQGHSSGTSPMSSGVQSGTPITNDLFSQALQHALQASGQPSLQSQWQPQLQQLRDMGIQDDELSLRALQATGGDIQAALELIFAGGAP; via the exons ATGTCTCTCTCAGATTGGCACCTAGCGGTGAAGCTGGCTGACCAGCCACTTGCCCCAAAGTCTATTCTTCGGTTgccagagacagagctgggagagtACTCACTGGGGAGCTACAGTATTTCATTTCTGAAGCAGCTCATTGCTGGCAAACTCCAGGAGTCTGTTCCAGACCCTGAGCTGATTG ATCTGATCTACTGTGGCCGGAAGCTAAAAGATGACCAGACCCTTGACTTCTACGGCATTCAACCTGGGTCCACAGTGCATGTTCTGCGCAAGTCCTGGCCTGAGCCTGATCAGAAACCAG AACCTGTGGACAAAGTGGCTGCCCTGAGGGAGTTCCGGGTGCTGCACACTGCCCTGCACAGCAGCTCCTCCTACAGGGAGGCG GTCTTTAAGATGCTCAGCAACAAGGAATCTTTGGATCAGATCATTGTGGCCACCCCAGGCCTCAGCAGCGATCCCATTGCTCTTG GGGTTCTCCAGGATAAGGACCTTTTCTCTGTCTTCGCTGATCCCAACATGCTTGATAC GTTGGTGCCTACTCACCCAGCCCTGGTCAATGCCATCGTCCTGGTTCTGCACTCAGTGGCAGGCAGCACCCCGCTGCCAGGGGCTGACTCCTCTTCCCGGAGCATGCCCTCCAGCTCATACCGGGATATGCCAG gtggCTTCCTCTTTGAAGGGCTCTCTGATGATGAGGACGACTTTCACCCT agtgccaggtccacgccctcTAGCAGCACACCCAGCTCCcgcccagcctccctgggctaCAGTGGAGCTGCTGGACCCCGGCCCATCACCCAGAGTGAGCTGGCCACTGCCTTGGCCCTGGCCAGCACTCCAGAGAGCAGCTCTCACACGCCAACCCCTGGCACCCAG GGCCATTCCTCAGGGACCTCGCCCATGTCGTCTGGTGTCCAGTCAGGGACGCCCATCACCAATGATCTCTTCAGCCAAGCCCTGCAGCATGCCCTGCAGGCCTCTGGGCAGCCCAGCCTTCAG AGCCAGTGGCAGCCCCAGCTGCAGCAGCTGCGTGACATGGGCATCCAGGACGATGAGCTGAGCCTTCGGGCCCTGCAGGCCACTGGCGGAGACATCCAAGCAGCCCTGGAGCTCATCTTTGCTGGAGGAGCCCCGTGA